One part of the Sebastes fasciatus isolate fSebFas1 chromosome 8, fSebFas1.pri, whole genome shotgun sequence genome encodes these proteins:
- the plxnb3 gene encoding plexin-B3 encodes MLASSCPPSLFFFLLFLLLLLLPPPSHPADVIVTSDPSVRWVELHGTTFSHLVLDPGAGRLYVGGVDHLYQLTADLEVISRVTTGPHLDSPDCLPPIVPQDCPSAMPTHNHNKLLLMEAGQGAGPGSLIVCGSLYQGICDKRSLSNISQLIYQTSNPVDTQYVAANDPRVSTVAVVITTENKQEGVGAGGVLRLMLVGRGYTSKGPGDIPPITTRRLFPVVPPRRAFSQEEELGKLVVGSYSEYNNHFVKAVAHGNHVYFLFSRRDMWHKKEYRTYASRLCATDRSFYSYVEVPLLCRGGYNLAQGAWLGNHSGEPALFVVMAAGQASTPVATGRSALCVYGMAELDAMLRKAQEVCYTEGGRGSSGQEEAYIEYAVSSKCLKLPKDSLSEYPCGGEHTPNPIASTVPLPATPTFYSTTQLTAVTMATEAGHTIAFLGDREGRLHKVLVRSDWSGDLYGSVLVDRNSAVSADLLLDDSQQHVFVLTNSRLSKVPVSSCERQTDCQSCLAVRDPYCGWCVLEGRCSRKHQCQRHMQPNHWLWSFEPTNQCVTVQSLQPANQSKDEQTQVTLLVVQLPVLTEAESLSCVFGLLPPQPAIVTGTSITCQSPAPELLPTMITGSDHMILPVSLMFGHVTITTGSMTFYDCGAVSRLNQSSQCLACVSSVWRCNWCPLDQLCTHNHSCPNQHIILNQKESPGPTSCPLVFALQSSALVPLGLSTTVVLRGRNLDVYTDETQYVCVVEIEGVQFNLTAAVEKTPDNTHTFTCSPHQFQYAVSQLQYSTAVYLRRGERRIDTSPGLQLQLYDCSAGQSDCSQCRAVPEEYGCVWCSGSPAPSCVYNQSCSSAPADTCPPPQITQVLPVSGPLEGGVLVTISGSNLGMRYQDVMDGVTVAGVQCVPQPEGYQISTRVVCELQSSGRQTEGPVLVTVGTTPPGRSTQIFTFQDPQLLDLVPDKGPVSGGTRLTIRGRQLLTGQKSDLSAFLGPQTCYIVGEVKDSQLVCQTGPSNQTGAVKLRVLFGKAERTVPNVTFRYLDDPVITDATPAESFYAGGRDVMVTGRNLGVVQQPIISVWVEPVEGQRVKRRRRLALLTAKQQMVFNGSMTTVSERCTVQSSSQMTCPTPTVTPEVKVKGVWFQLDNVRVHYETIKGKSFTYYPNPEFFPLNREAPDAPYRFKPGGVIAVEGQDLTRAISRQEVAARLGDQECEVKTLDNTHLYCEPPEIQPMSVDDSSELPSLKVFMGNLQVDLGLVQYDSDSLSVVPLAAQIGLAAGAAVIILSVLVVILMYRRKSKQALRDYKKVLLQLETLEINVGDQCRKEFTDLMTEMMDLSSDVGGPGLPLLDYRTYAERVFFPGQQVGPLSRQLDLPESRRQTVEQGLQQLNNLLNNRLFLTRFIHTLEAQQGFSQRDRGYVASLLTIALHDKLEYFTEVMKSLLQDLVQQYVAKNPKLMLRRTETVVEKMLTNWMSICLYSFLKEVAGEPLYMLYRAIKYQVDKGPVDTVTGKAKRTLNDSHLLREDIDYCAVNLTVLVKNGVEVQPCPVKVLDTDTITQVKDKILDQVYRGAPFSQRPAADSLDLEWRSGQAGHLTLSDDDVTAVVQGRWKRVNTLQHYKVPDGATVALIPRSQGSGGVGINQVFQTGEKTPMLEGEEEEGLRLWHLVKSSEDPEIPKHRKSSMRERERAKAIPEIYLTRLLSMKGTLQKFVDDVFVAILSTKRPPPIAVRFFFDFLDDMAEKHGIDDPETVHIWKTNSLPLRFWVNILKNPQFVLDVQVTDSIDAVLSVIAQTFIDSCTTSEHKVGRDSPVNKLLYAREIPRYKQLVERYYSDIHSAASGCYQEMNSTLTELSGSFASEMNSLVALHELYKYINKYYDQIIMSLEEDSSGQKMQLAYRLQQVAALVENKVTDL; translated from the exons ATGTTGGCCTCCTCCTGTCCCCCgtcactcttcttcttcctcctcttcctcctcctccttctcctcccccctccctcccaccccGCTGATGTCatcgtgacctctgacccctcgGTGCGGTGGGTGGAGCTACATGGCACCACTTTCTCTCACCTGGTGCTGGACCCGGGGGCGGGGCGGCTCTACGTGGGCGGGGTCGACCATCTGTACCAGCTGACCGCCGACCTGGAGGTGATATCGCGCGTGACGACTGGCCCTCACCTGGACTCCCCGGACTGCCTCCCTCCCATCGTTCCACAGGACTGCCCCTCGGCCATGCCCACCCACAACCACAACAAACTGCTGCTGATGGAGGCGGGGCAGGGGGCGGGGCCAGGCAGCCTGATCGTCTGTGGTTCGCTCTATCAGGGGATCTGTGATAAGAG GAGTCTGTCCAACATCTCTCAGCTCATCTATCAGACCTCCAACCCCGTCGACACTCAGTACGTCGCCGCCAACGACCCCCGAGTCTCCACCGTTGCCGTGGTGATAACCACAGAGAACAAACAGGAAGGGGTCGGGGCTGGTGGCGTCCTGCGTTTGATGCTGGTTGGTCGAGGCTACACCAGTAAAGGTCCTGGTGACATCCCTCCAATCACTACGCGGCGTCTGTTCCCGGTGGTCCCACCTCGCCGGGCGTTCTCTCAGGAGGAGGAGCTAGGCAAACTCGTCGTAGGAAGTTACTCTGAGTACAACAACCACTTTGTGAAGGCGGTCGCCCACGGCAACCacgtttacttcctgttctctcgGCGGGACATGTGGCACAAGAAGGAGTACCGGACCTACGCCTCCCGGCTCTGCGCCACCGACCGCAGCTTCTACTCGTACGTGGAGGTGCCGCTGCTGTGCCGCGGCGGGTACAACCTGGCTCAGGGGGCGTGGTTAGGAAACCACTCGGGTGAACCCGCCCTGTTCGTCGTCATGGCAGCGGGACAAGCATCCACACCCGTAGCAACCGGGCGCTCTGCACTGTGTGTTTATGGGATGGCAGAGCTGGACGCCATGCTGCGGAAAGCACAGGAAGTGTGTTACACGGAGGGAGGACGAGGCAGCAGCGGACAGGAAGAGGCCTACATCGAATACGCCGTGTCATCAAAATGTCTGAAACTACCGaag GACTCTCTGTCAGAGTACCCCTGTGGGGGGGAACACACCCCGAACCCCATCGCAAGCACCGTGCCCCTCCCCGCCACACCCACCTTCTACTCCACCACCCAGCTGACTGCCGTCACCATGGCAACGGAGGCGGGTCACACCATCGCCTTCctgggagacagagagggacgaCTGCACAAG gtgtTGGtgcgctctgattggtcaggtgATCTGTACGGCAGCGTGTTGGTGGACAGAAACAGCGCCGTCAGCGCTGACCTCCTATTGGACGACAGCCAGCAGCACGTTTTTGTTTTAACCAACAGCAGG ctGTCGAAGGTTCCTGTGTCGTCatgtgagagacagacagactgtcAGTCCTGTCTCGCTGTCAGAGACCCGTACTGTGGCTGGTGTGTCCTGGAGGGAAG ATGTTCCCGTAAACACCAGTGTCAGCGCCACATGCAGCCCAACCATTGGCTCTGGAGCTTTGAACCGACCAATCAGTGTGTGACAGTGCAGAGCCTGCAGCCGGCCAATCAGAGCAAAGACGAGCAAACACAG GTAACGCTGTTAGTCGTCCAGCTTCCCGTCCTCACTGAGGCAGAGTCTCTGTCCTGCGTCTTCGGGCTCCTCCCACCTCAGCCCGCCATCGTCACGGGAACCAGCATTACCTGTCAATCCCCTGCGCCGGAGCTCCTCCCAACCATGATAACAGGAAGTG ATCACATGATCCTGCCCGTGTCACTGATGTTTGGTCATGTGACCATCACCACGGGCAGCATGACCTTCTATGACTGTGGAGCTGTGAGCCGACTGAACCAGAGCTCCCA GTGTCTGGCGTGCGTCAGCAGTGTCTGGAGGTGTAACTGGTGTCCTCTGGATCAACTCTGCACTCACAACCACAGCTGTCCCAACCAACACATCATCCTCAACCAGAAA GAGTCTCCTGGTCCCACATCCTGTCCTCTGGTCTTCGCCCTGCAGAGTTCTGCATTAGTGCCGTTGGGCCTGAGCACCACTGTGGTGCTGCGGGGACGAAACCTGGACGTCTACACT GATGAAactcagtatgtgtgtgttgtggaaaTCGAAGGAGTCCAGTTCAacctgacagctgctgtagagaaaACACCCGACAACACGCACACCTTCACCTGCAGCCCACACCAG tttcagtatgctgtcagtcagcttcagTATTCGACTGCTGTCTATCTACGTAGAGGAGAGAGACGCATCGACACCTCACCTGGCCTCCAAC TCCAGCTGTACGACTGCTCAGCCGGCCAATCAGATTGCTCACAGTGCAGGGCGGTGCCGGAGGAGTACGGCTGTGTGTGGTGTTCGGGAAGCCCCGCCCCCAGTTGTGTGTACAACCAATCCTGTAGCAGCGCACCTGCAGACACCTGCCCGCCTCCTCAGATCACACAG gtgcTTCCTGTCTCCGGTCCTCTGGAGGGCGGAGTCCTGGTGACGATCTCAGGCTCTAATCTGGGGATGAGGTACCAGGATGTGATGGACGGAGTCACAGTGGCAGGTGTTCAGTGTGTGCCTCAACCTGAAGGATACCAGATCTccaccag ggttgTGTGTGAGCTGCAGTCCAGTGGGAGGCAGACGGAGGGGCCTGTCCTCGTTACCGTGGGAACAACTCCACCTGGAAGGTCAACACAGATCTTCACCTTTCAG gACCCGCAGCTCCTGGATCTGGTTCCTGATAAAGGTCCGGTCTCTGGAGGAACCAGACTGACCATCAGAGGACGGCAGCTGCTGACCGGACAGAAGTCAGACCTGAGTGCCTTCCTGGGCCCCCAGACCTGCTACAT TGTGGGGGAGGTGAAGGACTCCCAGTTGGTGTGTCAGACTGGTCCCAGTAATCAGACCGGTGCGGTCAAACTTCGGGTTCTGTTCGGTAAAGCGGAGAGAACCGTTCCCAATGTTACCTTCCGTTACCTTGACGACCCCGTCATCACCGACGCCACACCAGCAGAGAGCTTCTACGC AGGTGGgcgtgacgtcatggtgacggGCAGGAACCTGGGGGTCGTGCAGCAGCCAATCATCTCGGTGTGGGTGGAGCCTGTGGAGGGCCAGAGGGTGAAACGGAGAAGACGATTGGCTCTGCTCACCGCCAAGCAGCAGATGGTCTTCAACGGCTCCATGACAACG gtgtcgGAGCGCTGCACTGTCCAGTCGTCCTCTCAGATGACCTGTCCGACCCCCACGGTGACCCCAGAGGTCAAAGTGAAGGGCGTCTGGTTTCAGCTGGACAACGTCAGAGTCCACTATGAGACCATCaag ggtAAAAGCTTCACGTATTATCCGAACCCAGAGTTCTTTCCTCTGAACAGAGAAGCTCCAGACGCTCCGTATCGCTTCAAACCAGGAGGAGTGATCGCCGTGGAG GGTCAGGACCTGACGAGAGCGATCTCCAGACAGGAAGTGGCGGCTCGACTCGGCGATCAGGAGTGTGAGGTGAAAACTCTGGACAACACTCACCTGTACTGTGAACCTCCAGAGATCCAACCAATGAGTGTAGACGACAGCAGCGAGCTGCCCAGCCTCAAG gtgttCATGGGGAACCTGCAGGTGGACCTGGGCTTGGTTCAGTACGACAGTGACTCTCTGTCTGTCGTCCCGTTGGCTGCTCAGATCGGTTTGGCGGCGGGAGCAGCTGTCATCATTCTGTCAGTGCTGGTCGTCATCCTCATGTACAG GAGGAAGAGTAAACAGGCTCTCAGAGATTATAAGAAGGTTTTGCTGCAGTTGGAAACTCTGGAGATCAACGTGGGAGATCAGTGTCGTAAAGAGTTCACTG ACTTGATGACAGAGATGATGGACCTGAGCAGTGATGTAGGAGGACCAGGACTCCCCCTGCTGGACTACAGGACGTATGCAGAGCGAGTCTTCTTCCCCGGTCAGCAGGTGGGGCCACTGAGCCGCCAGCTGGACCTGCCGGAGTCCAGGAGGCAGACTGTGGAGCAGGGCCTCCAGCAGCTCAACAACCTGCTCAACAACAGACTCTTCCTCACTAGG TTCATCCACACTCTGGAGGCCCAGCAGGGTTTCTCTCAGAGAGACCGCGGTTACGTTGCCAGTCTGCTCACCATTGCGCTGCACGATAAACTGGAGTATTTCACAGAGGTCATGAAGAGTCTGCTGCAGGACCTGGTGCAGCAGTACGTCGCCAAGAACCCCAAACTCATGCTGCGCCG gACAGAGACAGTGGTAGAGAAGATGTTGACCAACTGGATGTCGATCTGCCTCTATTCCTTCCTCAAG GAGGTGGCGGGGGAGCCTCTCTACATGCTCTACAGAGCCATCAAGTATCAGGTGGATAAAGGGCCGGTCGACACTGTGACGGGAAAAGCCAAACGGACACTTAATGACAGCCACCTGCTGCGAGAGGACATAGACTACTGCGCAGTg AATCTGACAGTGTTGGTGAAGAATGGAGTCGAGGTTCAACCTTGTCCTGTTAAAGTACTCGACACCGACACTATCACACAG gtgAAGGATAAGATCCTGGATCAGGTCTACAGAGGAGCTCCGTTCTCTCAGAGACCAGCAGCAGACAGTCTGGACCTgg aatgGCGTTCAGGTCAGGCGGGTCACCTGACCCTGTcagatgatgatgtcacagcggTGGTTCAAGGTCGCTGGAAACGAGTCAACACTCTGCAGCACTACAAG GTTCCAGACGGAGCAACAGTCGCTCTGATTCCTCGTTCTCAGGGTTCAGGTGGAGTTGGAATCAACCAGGTCTTCCAGACTGGAGAGA AAACGCCGATGCTGGAgggcgaggaggaagagggtcTGCGTCTGTGGCACCTGGTGAAGAGCAGCGAAGATCCCGAAATCCCAAAACACAGAAAGAGcagcatgagagagagagagagagccaagGCCATACCTGAGATTTACCTGACCAGACTGCTGTCCatgaag gGGACATTGCAGAAGTTTGTGGATGACGTTTTCGTGGCGATCCTCAGTACGAAGCGTCCTCCTCCGATTGCTGTCAGATTCTTCTTCGACTTCCTGGACGACATGGCCGAGAAACATGGCATCGACGACCCAGAGACCGTCCACATCTGGAAGACCAACAG tctccCTCTCAGGTTCTGGGTTAACATCTTGAAGAACCCTCAGTTTGTTCTGGATGTTCAGGTAACCGACAGCATCGACGCCGTTCTGTCTGTCATCGCTCAGACCTTCATCGACTCCTGCACCACCTCCGAGCACAAAGTGGGACGG GACTCTCCTGTCAACAAGCTGCTGTACGCCAGAGAGATCCCCCGATACAAACAGCTGGTGGAGAG GTATTACAGTGATATTCACAGCGCTGCGTCAGGCTGTTATCAGGAGATGAACTCTACTCTGACTGAACTGTCTGGG AGCTTTGCCTCAGAGATGAACAGTCTTGTTGCTCTTCATGAACTCTACAAGTACATCAACAAGTACTACGACCAg ATCATCATGTCTCTGGAGGAGGACAGTTCAGGTCAGAAGATGCAGTTGGCCTATCGGCTGCAGCAGGTCGCCGCCCTGGTGGAGAACAAGGTCACTGACCTCTGA